The proteins below are encoded in one region of Apium graveolens cultivar Ventura chromosome 4, ASM990537v1, whole genome shotgun sequence:
- the LOC141720314 gene encoding putative Histone-lysine N-methyltransferase ATXR5, translated as MSSFNTPIASQPNHPPHSQPNHLPQFPPKKVPRVHKFRSLADLYQATKQVNIPVDSRPHLPNISGPPVHPKEKYIEDLLKATIVVVAPHIYYNELTCKICGFGDKEDQILICDDCDNGFHMKCLRPAVLEIPPENWYCDGCRSKHPEDGSSKSRKRYFGIIAKYISPEGPQKRRKRLPKKYTKFLPYVPANDVESRNRQMDSLRFALQSKNVAFSDKLTYSHDMAPKSANQSKYEADDIQELSTEDYITIKKCKAMMKEGKCPPLKVVFDEVEGYKVEADGPIKAMTFLAEYTGDVDFVRNRRDDENFDSFMTLLTYRDSEEEDGLFICPDKRGNIARFISGINNHSAEGRKKKNLKSMRYNVRGKCHVYLIALRNIKKGERLCYDYNGQDNGYDTQHFI; from the exons ATGTCTTCATTCAACACACCTATAGCTTCCCAACCCAACCACCCCCCACATTCTCAACCCAACCACCTCCCACAGTTTCCACCTAAGAAGGTCCCGCGTGTGCACAAGTTTAGGTCACTGGCCGATTTATATCAGGCCACAAAACAAGTTAATATACCAGTCGATTCTCGGCCCCATCTTCCCAACATCTCCGGCCCCCCAGTCCACCCAAAAGAGAAATATATAGAAGATCTCCTGAAGGCAACCATAGTTGTTGTGGCTCCACATATTTATTATAATGAGCTCACATGTAAGATATGTGGATTTGGGGACAAAGAGGACCAAATATTGATATGTGATGATTGTGATAATGGGTTTCATATGAAGTGTCTGAGACCGGCTGTTCTTGAAATTCCCCCTGAAAACTGGTATTGTGATGGTTGCCGCAGTAAGCACCCAGAAG ATGGATCTAGTAAATCAAGGAAGAGGTATTTTGGGATTATAGCTAAATACATTTCACCGGAAG GTCCTCAAAAAAGGCGTAAACGTTTGCcaaaaaaatatacaaaatttcTTCCGTACGTTCCAGCAAATGATGTTGAGAGTAGGAACAGACAAATGGATTCTTTACGTTTTGCTCTGCAGAGTAAGAACGTAGCATTTAGTGATAAACTGACATACTCACATGACATGGCTCCTAAATCTGCTAATCAATCCAAGTATGAGGCAGATGACATCCAG GAACTATCTACAGAAGATTACATAACAATAAAGAAATGTAAAGCAATGATGAAAGAAGGAAAATGTCCTCCTCTTAAAGTTGTTTTTGATGAAGTGGAAGG GTACAAAGTTGAAGCAGATGGTCCAATCAAAGCCATGACTTTTCTTGCTGAGTATACAGGAGATGTAGATTTTGTCAGGAATCGGAGAGATGATGAGAATTTTGATAGCTTTATGACCCTCCTTACTTACAGAGACTCAGAAGAAGAAGATGGTCTCTTTATTTGCCCTGACAAGCGGGGAAATATAGCTCGCTTCATCAGTGGCATTAACAACCATTCTGC GgagggaagaaagaagaaaaaccTCAAATCTATGAGGTACAATGTTCGTGGTAAATGTCATGTTTATCTTATCGCTCTTCGTAATATAAAAAAGGG